The window GCAGCCCGCCGGGCGCCCCGGGAACAGGCGAGTGGGAGAACGACATCCTGAAGTTCCACCAAGAGGGCAGCGGGAACACGATCTTCGAGCTAGCGGACGGCGGCCTCATCTTCAAGATCGAGGTGGACGTCGACGGCAAGGGGTCCAAGCCGATCATCGTCGGCAAGTACCGGCGTGCCGGTTCTCGAGCCAACGTGTCGGAAGAGCATCAGCCTGAACGGGATCGCACGACCTCTCGTTCCTAGATGGCGTGATCCGTCTGCGGGCCGCGGCGCTCGCTGCCATTTTCGTAGCGGCCTGCGCGCCGGCGCCGCAGACAGACATCGCCACGCCGACCGCCGCGCCCGTCCCCGGCGGACGCGTCGTGCAGACGACCTTCTTCGATGCGCAGACGCTGCAGCCTTTCCTCGCGACAGACTCGGTCTCGTTCCAGGCGACCGGGCTTCTCTACGCGCCGCTCCTCCGACCCGATCCGGTGACGGGAGAGCTCCTGCCACATCTCGGAACGTGGTCGCTCTCCGCGGACGCGCGCACGATCACCTGGGACATCGATCCACTGGCTCGGTGGTCTGACGGCACGCCGATCACCGGCGACGATTTCGCCACGCTCGCCAAGGCCGTGGCGCGAAGCAAGAAGACGACGCGCCGCTCATCGTTCCAGGTTATCGAAGGTTTCGCGGACTATCAGAGTGGCAAGGCTGGCGCGATCGCGGGCATCTCGGTCGCGGGGAAGCAGTTCACGGTGCGCTTCGCGGCGGCGTTCTGCCCGTCCCTCTACTCGGTGTTCGGCATCGCGCCGATCCCAACGCAAACCTTCTCGCGCTATCTCGGAGACACGCCGGCAGCGTCGACGATCGATGAGGCGACGGAGAACCTCGCGCCAACGGTGACCAGTGGCCCATTCCGGTTCGAGTCTTGGAAGAAGGGGGAGCGCCTCGATCTCACGAGGAACGAGAGCTACTTCCA of the Candidatus Limnocylindria bacterium genome contains:
- a CDS encoding ABC transporter substrate-binding protein; amino-acid sequence: MIRLRAAALAAIFVAACAPAPQTDIATPTAAPVPGGRVVQTTFFDAQTLQPFLATDSVSFQATGLLYAPLLRPDPVTGELLPHLGTWSLSADARTITWDIDPLARWSDGTPITGDDFATLAKAVARSKKTTRRSSFQVIEGFADYQSGKAGAIAGISVAGKQFTVRFAAAFCPSLYSVFGIAPIPTQTFSRYLGDTPAASTIDEATENLAPTVTSGPFRFESWKKGERLDLTRNESYFQGAPLLDGISFKVTSDASAYGALSRDSELNLASIEPKDADAAARRGLALRAYPAASYTAIAWNLRTGAPALRDVRVRQALAYAIDIDGFIRSTL